The segment ACATAGGAGACGGAAAGGTCATTCATTTCACACGTGGAGGCGGTCTTGAAATCGGAACGGGAACTTTTTTGGACAAGCTCATCGTCAGCTCTATTACCAATCACGGAGGAGACAACCCTTGTCCTAACTGTGGAGGAAAGCAATCCAACACGCATGGAGTTATCTCTTCTTGTCTCGATTGCTTTCTCTCCGGAGGAGATCTCCTTCGCTTCGAGTACAGTGTCTCTCCGGCTCTGTTCATGTCCAAGCTCCGAGGCGGTACCTGCACGACGGCGGCTTCGGATCCTTCGGAGGAAGTGATCTCTCGTGCGGAGTTTCTTTTGCTGAGAAATGGGTTTGGTGAGTACCATGTGTTCGAGAATAACTGTGAGGATTTTGCGATGTACTGTAAGACGGGTTTGGTGGTGGGGAGAAGCTATGTGCTTGGGAGAAG is part of the Brassica rapa cultivar Chiifu-401-42 unplaced genomic scaffold, CAAS_Brap_v3.01 Scaffold1075, whole genome shotgun sequence genome and harbors:
- the LOC117131609 gene encoding uncharacterized protein LOC117131609; the protein is MESILLEKIGLFSNKISKDDLKPGDHIYSWRNAYIYSHHGIYIGDGKVIHFTRGGGLEIGTGTFLDKLIVSSITNHGGDNPCPNCGGKQSNTHGVISSCLDCFLSGGDLLRFEYSVSPALFMSKLRGGTCTTAASDPSEEVISRAEFLLLRNGFGEYHVFENNCEDFAMYCKTGLVVGRSYVLGRSGQANSVSAAACVARMVSPWASNAIRLCSDVGMRSDAVKVPVESLVARFNQADTLAKES